acacaaaatcggccctagcggccagtaggaatgtcacagaaacatgaaacaaatgccaaaatgttggtctgattgagccgacaaatcatacactgacactcatgagctaactccaacaggaagttggcaatctgcctttgaaagttactctacgtttctgtaattactgcttattcatttcagacttttaataaaaaagtaatacctcattgaattcccacaagtctgcagaatccaaaagtgaaagaatttttcagatacgacctacggttatggaataatggtgatttttttcaagactatgtttggtttcacttttcacagtgacaaaatccctataaaagtcttgctggtgcacactTGCAGGTGTCTGTCTACAgttcagtggttcatgtagctggcTATGGAACAAGCGCACTCTGGTTCAAGTCCCGGgcagtccaaatttttttttttttttttttttttttttaaattttaaaacaggttttactgcattgtattgtggatattggaaattttgcacacattcaaaagtacactgagtacattttttcaaaataaaaccccaattaagaatcatacaaaatgtctattacattacttctttttatttttatgaccaaacgctcaactgtttgtacaatgttttttcattgaaaagtactctttctcacagacacacatgctcacacaatagggtttttccaaaataatagccttaaatgtgataaatcatcacttttatactcacttattcatacaatttcaattcatttttcaaacggattctttctctcacatacaaaacaaatgcacatacacacagtagtgtttccaaaataaaagtctcattttaaaggtgatagtggtttcagcagagggtcgctggtgttctgtacagatgtaaggaggacagacactaaagggtgggaactggtatggggacggagaggtgtgagtggagctgaggtgttgacggtcacgggaggcggatcgcgggggaggtgGAACGCCCGGTgcaaggtcccgcccaatgctgcttgcagctttaattttatttagttttgactttttttctctaattcagttagttttaattagtttttagagcaggtttgctagtttttattagttttcgttattttctaaatgcttagttttaattttgtcttatcttttccttgctgtcaaattcaaataaaccccagacaggactctgctgctttctcccaactttagtctccatgtttccaggtagagtgggaacaagaagacaactctaaatgacaagtgatgagaagtgacggacagaTAAAAATCATAcgatgccagcagctaaaattgctcaagtgaaataaatcgatttcttaTCAATCCatcattgacaaagatgaaaacgaagggaattttatccataatttttatcagttttagttagttttgtaaacacacaatacagtttcagttagttatcatttttttcttttaattatagtttttatttatttcagttaatgaaaatgtttttacaagtctagttttcgtcatttcgttcgttttcattaacaataataaccttgggttctagtattgtgatttatatcatatCACCCCATTCTTGCCCGTACACAACCCTACTTGTTACTAAGTCTTTGTCCTTTTCAGCTGCAGAGTTCAGTGAGGTCGACTGACTGGAACTAGAACAATTGGATCCAGGTTTGATCCATATTCATTATCACAGGGGTTAAAATAGGGGTAGAGCTCCTCAGTGAACACACACCCCCTGAACGAATACAGAACTGTGGTCCTCCTCACATCCCAAAATGACACTTGACCCCCATTGTAATCCACAAACACCCCGACCCGGTCCACTTTGCCCCATTGGACCGGCCTGTTAGGGGCGCTGAAACTTTCAAACTTATCCTCCAGGAACCACAGGGCCCAGAGTCCACATCCAGAGCCTGGAAGGATGGGCCCCCTCCTCTGGACCGACGCTGCGGCCACCCCCAAACACCACTCGGTCTTTGAACCCACAAACGCCTCGAAGTAGAACTTGCAGGATACGAAGCCTCGGACCGACAGAACGGCCAGGTGTTCGGTGAACTGGTCCAGGTTGGAGGTCGGGTCCACCTTCACACCAGTGTATCGGACCTGTTTCCTGTCATCGGACAGACTGAGGAAGGGGTGAGCCGTGTCCGGGTCCAGCACAAAGTCCACCTCGTACTGCTGTGCGTACCTTAAAGTGGTCCTGCTTGACGCACCGCCTCCGTCTGAGAACATATTTACATCGGCGTCCATGTCGTCCACGCACGTCTGCAGCTGAGACACAGTCCTGCTCAGAGACGTCCTGATCTGTTGCATTTTCTCATGGCTGTTACATCTCATCGTAGATAAGTCCACGGTGCACAGTCCAAGGGGTCGCACTGATGAGAACTTCTGCAGGAAAACCAGCTGGTCCTGGGTCTGTTTCAGCTCCCTCAGCTTCTGCGCTGTTTCCTGCAGCTCCGTCATCTCCTGCTCCATCCTGTTCAGAACATCAGCTGCTTCcttctctgctgctttcttctttTCCTCCATCACCCTCACCAACTCCTCCTGGTTCTTTTGGATCTTTTGCACCAGCTCCATCAAATCCTGAGTGCACTTTGCTTTCACGTCTTCGGTCTCCTTCGTGTGACGCTTTAACAGCTCTTGGACTTTGCTGACCTTCTGCTCCCGTTCACAGATCAGCTCCTGGACTTTCACCTCCTCGTTCCCCAGCTGAACCTTCATGGACGTGAATGCCTCCTCAATGGGAGTCACatggtggtgggtgggggtgtgtgaATCTGCACAGGTGCTACACAGCAGAATCTCTTCATCCCTGCAGAAGAACATGAGGACTTTACTGTGCTCCTTGCAGATTCGGTCTTCTAGATCGGTCAAAGGTTGGACCAATGTGTGTCTCTTCAGTCCAGGAACTCTCTCATGAGGCTCCAGGTGGATTTGACAATAAGAGCTCAGACACTGAAAGCAGGATCTGACGGCCTCTCGCTGGTCGTCGGTGCAAATATCACACATCACTGTATTCCCAGAGCGaaccttcttctgctgctgctgttggtctGAGCTCCACGTGGGAACATCTGTCACCTGGAGCAATGTGAGCTGCTCAGCCAGTCCAGAAATGAAAGTATTGACCTTGAGATCGGGTCTGTGGTGGAACCTGTGCTTACAGATGGGACAGCAGCACTGGTGGACGGTGGTGTCCCAGTAGGACGCGATGCAGGACAggcagaagttgtgtccacacGGGGTGGAAACGGGCTGGACGAACACCCCCAGGCAGATGGAGCACAGGAAGTGGTCTGGAGAAAAGAGGCCGCTGCTGGAAGCCATGGatgccacaacaacaacaacaacaacaacagctgaTGAAAAACTCCTGgaagacaaaaaaatacaataaaaaatcttCTTCTGAAGCTGTCTCACTCTCTCAGACTTCTGACTTTTCTGCTGAAAGTTTGTCTCTGTGTGAGCCACAGACTGGTAAAAGAGGAGGAATGATAAGAGACTTAGGTGGTTTCCCACAAATCcacttcactttcactttcttccTGTGTTCCTTTCTTAAAGGGACAGACACTCACATGTCTAGAGCAGGTTTGACAACTGCCGACTCTTTATTAGATGCATGAGGACAGGACTGGGCAGTAAAACCACATTTTTTCTGTCATATATATTTTTAGTCTGGTGATAATTACCCTTTTtatgatctacagcaggggtcttttactcattttctttcaggttccacactcagcccgatttgatttccagtgggccggaccagcaaaataataacagaataacctataaataatgacaactactaattttttgtctttgttttagtgcaaaaaaccccattaaatgatgaaaatatttacttttataaactctccaaacaaaaaagatgtgaataacctgaaaaaaactaacatttcttcaaaaaaataagtgcaattttaacaacattctgcctcatcttatcatttctatacatgcattatggatcagatctacaaagacactaaacactgaggaacaggcagaaaatagttcacattgtgcttaattttctttagacatttcagtttgttcatatttgttcaggctattcacattttattgttacaggatagtttgtaaatgtaaatatttccataatttaatgttattttttgcactaaaacaaagacaaaaatttgaagttgtcagtatttataggcatcatgtaatatttttttcacatcaaactgtgaagaaaatatggagtcattagttcaataagacattttttttcatcagtctcagtctcattccaggtttggtgtggaacccatcatatccactggtgttacatgcgtaacccgaacatttaaacacaaataaatcaccagtgattttacaacagcagtcatttttgtcaaacactctccCTTCATATCAGTAAATGTTGGTAAATTggtaaaaaaatgtctttttgaaTAAAGACTCATTCTCTTTCTTTTGatttaatattttcattaacaCAATGAACTTCACATCACATCTTTTATATTGCTTTTGTTATGTTAAATCTTTTTTTGCtacatcttttacataatttttgttcataattcttgtttcatattttaaaaatcacaaataaccatttggtttcttccgctttcactcaggaccaaaaatgTCCCTTTGAACTGGAAAAAAATTATGATTTGACTTAAGcatgttaacatttttaaacatatTGTCTGATACATGGATTCTTCTATGAAACAGGACAGAGGagctaaacattcaaaccagatgtagactaatgttatgaaacagatttggaagaactttggatctatttgaaaaagaaatatttactgagataaaagagaaactatttgtcagataaaacacatttttatattattttacatgatatttaatacataaatccacatgtaacacagtcaaaaggacacaaaaattacacaatactattttattgaatgtttttattctctcacaggtgcattttgggaatagtagtaaatattcaaggcagattgtttaacaaaaatgactgctgttgtaaaatcactggaaatttatatgtgtttaaatgttcaggttctgcatgtaacaccagtggacacgatgggttccacaccaagcctgggatgagactgagattgatgacaaacccacatgtgtggattagaaaaaccactaagatcgacacattgaacacagtgtctttatttagagtctatagaagactatttacacacatttacacatctaatacactgacacctagggagatttaatgtccatatttgggtcctatttttggacccaatatttgagtataaattccttaattatgggatggatcagagtaaTAGTATAATTTTtagtgcatttctctgaggtcatcattaggtccatcctggggataaatatgtctacatttagcttttattattgggtctaaacagatggaacagtgacagatactataataaacccagtttcatgaacagactcatatatatatgtataatttaaaGATAGACTCCTCCTTAAGTGCATTTGTGCTGATTTCTTTCTTGTTCTGCTCTTTCTCATTTCTCTAATTACTGTATATTACTATGTCTGTCTCAGCCGTTTTTGCTCAGAatcactgtgcatgtgtgtgtgtttatgtgtgtatgtttgtgtgtgtttatgtgtaaggGAGGCTGCAGGCGTGCTCCATGTAGATAATGTTCCTGGATGGCCAAGCTGTGTGTGTCTCAGAGATAAGGCTGTTGGTGGTTACTGAACCACCTCTGCAATTAATCATGGTATAGTCGCAGTTTGGCCTCACAGAGCATTTAAAGAATCTGGggtggggagggggaggggaggggtggaagAAGAAGTGATGAAATCCActggagaaaatgggaaaagacAAAACCAGAAGGGAAAACATGGTTTTTAAGGTGCTACTTCACCTTCCTTTATATTaaagaaagtaaaataagaaaataaaatagcgAAAAGTATGTTTAGCGAAAGGAGGGGGGTTAACCTACTTCACAACTGgaaagaaatgaaagaaagatGGAAGAAACAGAAAATAAGGGGAagaaacaggacagaaacatttagataaaatatgaatttagttaggtaaatgtagacatatttccccccaggatggacctaatgatgacttcaggtaaatgcacaaaaaaaatgctctgatccatcccatagttaataaatttataatcaaatattgggtccaaaaataggacccaaatatggacattaaatctccctaggtgtcagtgcattacatgtgtaaatgtgtgtaaatgctcttctatagactctaaataaagacactgcatTCAATAtttcgatcctagtggtttttctaatccgcACGTGGGTTTTTcctcaatctcagtctcattccgggtttggtgtggaacccatcgtgtccactggtgttacatgcagaacctgaacattttaaCACCTATAAATCAgcagtgatttttcaacagcggtcatttttgtcaaacactctgccttaaatatttacttcaattcccaaaatgcacctgtgagagaataaagagatactagaaaaaatagtagtgtgtaattttcgtgtccttttgaccgtgttgcATGTggatttatatataaaaataatattaaaaattataaaaatgtgttttatctgacaaatagtttctcttttatctcagtaaatatttctgaTGCCACAGCGCTGTTTCATAGGGTTTTGGTCAGTTTGACAAACACTTCTAATCTATCACCCATGAGGCTGGATCTGACAGTGACTGAACTCTGTCTTAGGATAACCTTCAAACCCCGCTCTCTGAGGCATGGGTGGAGTCTTCTCACTGTGAAGCAGAGGAGACTCAgctaaatgtattcatttatattCACCACAGGTTTATTAGAAACTATGAAAGATTAGAATAGGCCCTTTTCCATTAAAGATACCAGGAACTTTTAGTACCAGGAACCTTTTTACCTGGATAAAAAAAGTTcccagaaggctgaagcagctagagctGAACGGAACTAATGCGcaatgaggaagatgaagaaggactGAAGGCATTTAGGAAAAGGACTGAATACTGTGGATTAAAGCTACAGCAGGTGGATGTTATTGGGACACGTCTGAAACAGTGGTCTGTGAAGAACACTGAGGAGCTCCAGAGGAAAACACACAGAGAAGCAGGAGTCGCACTAACAGTTTGGTTTACCTGTGGGTTTCACTCCAGTTACTAAACTACCACACAAACAGGCTGGaggaagtttgtttgtttgtctcgtTTCAAACATCACTTTGCACCTGAAAGTTactgtgtggaaaaaagaaatgcacagtTGGAAAGAGGATCAACTCTTCAGTCATTAACTTCAAAACGCCTTGGACACAGTTCTGCCCTTATGACAGTAggagctagtgctcatgggaaatggagtctgtgtcccttaaaaacaccactgATTCAGACTGAAGatgtcgctgcaatccactttaaaccaattctctgtacaggacctttaatccatctggaatacattttaatttctattaaaaaaaataggatgTAAAAAGTGAATGTTTGTGAGTTGGTGCACAGTGTCTGTTCCGATTTAGTATTTGTTCTGATGAAGCAGTTGGTTGTTAGATGTTACTCTAGTGGGGACATAATCAGctataaatcagaaaaaaaaaaaacataaaaactgtgATTTCATAAATACCataatatactgaacaaaaatataaacgcacgacttttgtttttgctcccatttttcatgagctgaactcaaagatctgaaactttttctgtgtacacacaaggtttatttctctcaaatattgttcacaaatctgtctaaatttgtgttagtgaacacttcttctttgctgagataatccatccacctcacaggtgtggcatatcaagatgctgattagacagcaggatttttgcacaggtgtgccttaggctggccacaataaaaagccactctaaaatgtgcagttttatcacacagcacaataccacagatgtcacaagttttgagggaatatgcaattggcatgctgacttcaggaatgtccaccagagcttttgcctgtgaactgaatgttcatttctctaccataagccatctccaaaggtgtttcagagaattcatgaagaagactgtgcgaggaaaatggtggtcacaccaaatactgactggttttctgacccccctggaccacccaatacagtaaaagtgcacattttagagtggccttttattgtggccagcctaagtcacacctgtgcaataatcctgctgtctaatcagcatcttgatatgccacacctgtgaggtggatggattatctcagcaaaggacaaaggggaagtgctcactaacacagatttagacaaatttatgaacaatatttgacaatatttgagagaaataggccttttgtgtacatagaaaaagttttagatctttgcgttcagctcatgaaaaatgggagcaaaaacaaaagtcgtgcatttatatttttgttcagtgtagataccAAGATAAAACTGAGCCGAATAAAGTCTTTAGTCTTATGACCCATTTGAAGTTTCAACTGTTCTATGTAAAAGCACGACAAAGTAAAAGTCACAGCACATTTTTACCAAATTTTTCACACTGTGATGCGAGATTTGCACGTGTTCTTAAAGTTACACCAAAGAAATCAGAACAAAACAGcagaataataaacataataaacgTTTAAATATGAACATGCTGGTGATTGTGCAGTACAAGAAagaagaaggatggaaaaacaatAAAGTGGGGAGTAAGGGCAGAAATAttgaaagaaaaggagaaaagacGGAAGGGAAAACTACAGGAACTGTGATGTTCTGATTGGCTCTGTCCGTTTCACTGTGTTCAGAGGAAGCATCAGCAGCTGCACTTTTTCAATAGTCTAAAATAGTCGTCTTTTGTTGTGTGTGATGAACATTTTAATAACCTGCTCTACTTTTTGCCCTAATTTCACTTCCCTTCAATGTCAGCACTTTTCCTCTCAGTCCGTCTGAGGTTCACACCCATTCTTCTGCACAGAGGAAAGATTAATGCAAGTATCTGGGCAATGCCACATTACATAAGCAGGGTTTCTGGATGTGTCCGGACATGGAGCAGCTGGAGCAGGAAGTACATTAGCCAGAGCAGCACATGCAGATCAGCTGTAAGCCTTCATGTTCACTAAAGGCAAATACGGTGTGACTGTGGTCTGAATACCAGCTATTCCACTCTCATGTTTCACCTCCATCTCTGAGACTTTCCTCGCTTTTCTCCTACATTTACTCATTCTGCTCTCCAACCCAAATCCTCCATCTCCTGCTGCTTTCTCTAAGTAACatgtaactcaggggtgtcaaactcatgttagttcaggttccacatacagcctagaatgatataaagtgggctggaccagtaaaataatataaataatagaataataacttttgagtgaaaaaagtataaGTCCgtaatgacaatgtttacatctacgaattgtacttgaacataacattaacaaatatgaacaacctgaaaattcttaagtaaaataagtgcagtgttaacaatattacgctttagtttatcattagtctcttttccattgaccctcaaattgtgcaaatataacttgcgcataaaaatttacctaatggaaaaacaacaattttgcacaaagtctcattttttgattaaaagtttttgtgctggcaagaggtggtttttcgggtgtggcgcaaatggtatatcacgcaaaactgtaatagaaaggcctttttcgcaactagagtcaggtgaattaaaaaaacggatgttgacggatgttacaacaagagaagaagaagaaacgtgtctgtatgtgtgga
The nucleotide sequence above comes from Sphaeramia orbicularis chromosome 19, fSphaOr1.1, whole genome shotgun sequence. Encoded proteins:
- the LOC115439695 gene encoding E3 ubiquitin-protein ligase TRIM39-like, with protein sequence MASSSGLFSPDHFLCSICLGVFVQPVSTPCGHNFCLSCIASYWDTTVHQCCCPICKHRFHHRPDLKVNTFISGLAEQLTLLQVTDVPTWSSDQQQQQKKVRSGNTVMCDICTDDQREAVRSCFQCLSSYCQIHLEPHERVPGLKRHTLVQPLTDLEDRICKEHSKVLMFFCRDEEILLCSTCADSHTPTHHHVTPIEEAFTSMKVQLGNEEVKVQELICEREQKVSKVQELLKRHTKETEDVKAKCTQDLMELVQKIQKNQEELVRVMEEKKKAAEKEAADVLNRMEQEMTELQETAQKLRELKQTQDQLVFLQKFSSVRPLGLCTVDLSTMRCNSHEKMQQIRTSLSRTVSQLQTCVDDMDADVNMFSDGGGASSRTTLRYAQQYEVDFVLDPDTAHPFLSLSDDRKQVRYTGVKVDPTSNLDQFTEHLAVLSVRGFVSCKFYFEAFVGSKTEWCLGVAAASVQRRGPILPGSGCGLWALWFLEDKFESFSAPNRPVQWGKVDRVGVFVDYNGGQVSFWDVRRTTVLYSFRGCVFTEELYPYFNPCDNEYGSNLDPIVLVPVSRPH